One genomic window of Aliiroseovarius sp. M344 includes the following:
- a CDS encoding co-chaperone GroES: MAFTPLHDRVLVRRVESDEKTAGGLIIPESAKEKPAEGLVVSVGAGAKDDDGDRIAMDVKAGDKILFGKWSGTEVTIDGEELLIMKESDIMGIIA, encoded by the coding sequence ATGGCATTCACACCATTGCATGACCGCGTATTGGTCCGCCGCGTCGAAAGCGACGAGAAAACAGCCGGCGGGTTGATCATTCCAGAAAGCGCAAAAGAAAAGCCGGCCGAAGGTCTGGTTGTTTCTGTTGGCGCAGGCGCAAAGGACGACGACGGCGATCGCATCGCGATGGACGTCAAAGCAGGTGACAAAATCCTGTTTGGCAAATGGTCCGGCACAGAAGTCACCATCGACGGTGAAGAGCTGCTGATCATGAAAGAATCCGACATCATGGGCATCATTGCCTGA
- a CDS encoding DUF2161 domain-containing phosphodiesterase: MAKPAETELYAPVKAWLEGLGYEVKSEVGPADVVALREGADPAIVELKAGFSLTLLQQAVARQAITDLVYVAVPRWSGKPGWRAFKGNVGLCKRLGLGVLSVRLKDGFVQLHADPSPFRPRKSKVKTARLLSEFERREGDPNTGGTRGKVVTAYRQDAEKLAAFLAKEGPMKGAALVKATGVTTATRMMAINHYGWFVRVERGVYGLTEEGRAAQED, from the coding sequence GTGGCCAAACCCGCAGAAACAGAGCTGTACGCCCCGGTGAAGGCCTGGCTTGAAGGGTTGGGCTATGAGGTGAAATCCGAGGTCGGACCTGCGGATGTTGTGGCGCTGCGCGAGGGGGCAGACCCGGCGATTGTCGAGCTGAAGGCGGGGTTTTCTCTGACGCTTCTGCAACAGGCCGTGGCGCGGCAGGCGATAACCGATTTGGTCTATGTCGCCGTGCCGCGTTGGTCGGGGAAACCGGGATGGCGGGCGTTCAAAGGAAATGTCGGATTGTGCAAGCGGCTAGGGCTGGGTGTGCTGTCGGTTCGCCTGAAGGATGGATTTGTCCAATTGCACGCCGATCCCAGCCCGTTCCGGCCCCGCAAATCAAAAGTGAAAACCGCGCGTCTTTTGTCTGAATTTGAACGACGTGAGGGCGACCCGAACACCGGCGGCACGCGCGGCAAGGTGGTGACGGCCTATCGGCAGGACGCCGAGAAGCTGGCGGCGTTTCTGGCGAAAGAGGGGCCGATGAAGGGGGCTGCACTGGTGAAAGCCACCGGCGTTACCACGGCAACCCGGATGATGGCGATCAACCACTATGGCTGGTTTGTGCGGGTAGAGCGTGGTGTCTATGGTCTGACAGAGGAAGGACGCGCGGCGCAGGAAGATTGA
- a CDS encoding 2-hydroxychromene-2-carboxylate isomerase: protein MKQIDYYFTVLSPWAYLAGSRLEDIASRHGAVITYKPLDIGQLLTRTGGTLPKDRHPARMEYRMQELKRWSKTLAMPMNHTPAHWPTNGAPASYAIIAAQSAGGGDVAALVQGIMRACWAGEKDIAQDEVIKACLTDAGFDPSLADRGLLAGAEAYGRNLEDGVSAGVFGSPFYICDDGERFWGQDRLEALDAHLSAN, encoded by the coding sequence ATGAAGCAGATCGACTATTATTTCACAGTGTTGTCGCCTTGGGCCTATTTGGCCGGTTCGCGACTGGAAGACATCGCATCGCGCCACGGGGCGGTGATCACCTATAAGCCGCTGGATATCGGCCAATTGTTGACCCGAACCGGGGGCACCTTACCCAAGGATCGCCACCCCGCCCGCATGGAATATCGGATGCAGGAGCTGAAGCGCTGGTCCAAAACCCTCGCTATGCCGATGAACCACACCCCGGCTCATTGGCCCACCAACGGGGCACCTGCTTCTTATGCGATCATAGCGGCGCAATCGGCAGGTGGCGGGGATGTTGCCGCTCTGGTTCAAGGGATCATGCGGGCTTGTTGGGCAGGCGAAAAAGACATCGCTCAGGACGAAGTCATCAAGGCTTGCTTAACCGACGCAGGCTTTGACCCCAGCCTAGCCGATAGGGGCTTGCTGGCAGGCGCAGAGGCTTATGGCCGCAACCTTGAAGATGGAGTCAGTGCCGGGGTGTTTGGGTCGCCCTTCTATATCTGTGATGATGGGGAAAGGTTCTGGGGGCAGGACCGTCTGGAGGCGCTGGATGCCCATCTGAGTGCCAATTAA
- a CDS encoding alpha/beta fold hydrolase — protein MNLQTFTGHETYWHRSGYGLRTALLVHCSLAHSGAWRGLEKRLSGDLTMLALDLPGHGRSADWDKIGDYQDTAVHIAEALLDQETTGPVDLIGHSFGGTIALRLAQRRPDSVRSLTLFEPVLFAAAKDHPAYAENFDYMNGPFADAMRAGDRMEAARLFNVMWGRDAAWQVLPMALREDMARRIHLIPAGKSVTHDDIHGQAAPGALERLNIPVLLMEGGRSPALVRAVHDVLSARLPNVQRRVFADAGHMAPITHAKEVGDAISAFLNQTESRRL, from the coding sequence ATGAATCTACAGACATTTACGGGTCATGAGACCTATTGGCACCGTTCAGGTTATGGCCTGCGCACGGCGCTTTTGGTGCATTGTTCCCTGGCCCATTCAGGAGCGTGGCGCGGATTGGAAAAACGCCTGTCAGGCGATTTGACCATGTTGGCGCTTGATCTGCCCGGCCATGGGCGCAGTGCAGATTGGGATAAGATTGGTGATTATCAGGACACGGCCGTGCACATCGCCGAGGCATTGTTGGATCAAGAAACCACCGGGCCGGTTGACCTGATCGGGCACAGTTTCGGGGGGACGATTGCCCTTCGGCTTGCGCAACGCCGCCCAGACAGCGTTCGAAGCCTAACGCTTTTCGAACCGGTGTTGTTTGCGGCGGCGAAGGACCATCCGGCATACGCCGAGAATTTCGACTATATGAACGGACCCTTCGCAGATGCGATGCGCGCCGGTGACAGGATGGAGGCTGCGCGCCTGTTCAACGTGATGTGGGGTCGTGACGCGGCATGGCAAGTGCTCCCGATGGCATTGCGCGAGGATATGGCGCGACGGATTCACCTGATCCCAGCCGGGAAATCGGTGACCCATGACGACATTCATGGGCAGGCTGCACCTGGTGCGTTGGAACGGTTAAACATCCCGGTCCTGTTGATGGAGGGTGGGCGGTCCCCAGCCCTGGTCAGGGCGGTGCATGACGTGCTGTCCGCGCGCCTGCCAAACGTTCAGCGGCGCGTCTTCGCAGATGCGGGGCACATGGCCCCGATCACGCACGCCAAAGAGGTCGGCGACGCCATATCCGCGTTCCTAAACCAGACCGAGTCGCGCAGACTTTAG
- a CDS encoding DUF924 family protein has product MTNQSDVTPDEILEFWFPDGPNPEPKRHMELWMWRMRGGANKEILKKYTKVTERAASGEYDDWSKSALGRLALIVLLDQFPRTVWAGTPKAFSQDPKALALCLEGLENGHFDALENVWYKSVFKLPLEHCECAQHMSNLDRAIEIADKIVEEAPEHLKDGYKFGAGQPRKHRAVIARFGRHAHRNEVLGRKSTAEELEYIAKGEFPHEVDINLDI; this is encoded by the coding sequence ATGACAAACCAATCAGATGTAACGCCTGACGAGATACTCGAATTCTGGTTCCCGGATGGTCCCAACCCGGAGCCGAAACGGCACATGGAATTGTGGATGTGGCGGATGCGCGGTGGCGCAAATAAGGAGATTCTTAAGAAATACACAAAGGTTACAGAACGTGCGGCCTCGGGTGAGTATGATGATTGGTCAAAGTCAGCACTTGGGCGGCTTGCCTTGATTGTGCTTCTTGATCAGTTCCCAAGGACCGTTTGGGCGGGAACACCCAAGGCTTTTTCGCAAGACCCCAAAGCGTTGGCGTTGTGTCTTGAAGGTTTAGAGAACGGGCATTTCGATGCGCTTGAAAACGTTTGGTACAAATCCGTGTTCAAGCTGCCGTTAGAGCATTGCGAATGCGCCCAGCACATGTCCAATTTGGATCGGGCCATCGAAATTGCCGACAAGATCGTCGAAGAAGCACCGGAACACCTTAAGGACGGTTATAAATTCGGGGCTGGTCAGCCAAGAAAACATCGTGCGGTGATCGCGCGATTTGGCCGCCACGCGCATCGAAATGAAGTTCTGGGGCGCAAATCAACCGCGGAAGAGCTCGAGTATATCGCAAAAGGGGAATTCCCGCACGAAGTGGATATTAATTTAGATATTTAA
- a CDS encoding bifunctional riboflavin kinase/FAD synthetase codes for MRIIRDYQFVEEADRGASAAIGNFDGVHLGHQYVIDIARAQAKTSQTPLGVMTFEPHPRQYFAPHSAPFRLMGVDARAHRLEKLGVERLYELSFNDTLSALTPDEFAQRVIVDGLGLSHVVIGEDFHFGKGRAGKSADMVQLGEQLGFGVTVAPLMSDEVGEVSSTAIREALTDGRPRDAARMLGHWHRIEGEVIRGDQRGRDLGYPTANLSIADLHPPRFGVYVVEVDILTGPHKGSYGGAASMGTRPMFGENLPNIESFIFDFSGDIYGEEISVALIEYLRPEEVFDGLDALIAQMDTDCARARDILAKV; via the coding sequence ATGCGGATCATTCGAGATTATCAGTTTGTTGAAGAAGCAGATCGCGGCGCCTCGGCCGCGATTGGAAATTTCGATGGCGTGCATCTTGGCCACCAATACGTGATTGACATTGCGCGTGCGCAGGCCAAGACCAGCCAGACACCGCTGGGTGTCATGACATTCGAACCGCATCCCCGTCAGTATTTCGCCCCCCACTCTGCGCCGTTTCGGTTGATGGGGGTGGATGCCCGCGCGCACCGGTTGGAAAAGCTGGGGGTTGAGCGGCTCTATGAACTGAGTTTCAACGACACGCTCTCTGCGCTGACCCCGGACGAATTTGCGCAACGGGTGATCGTGGACGGGCTGGGGTTAAGCCACGTGGTCATTGGCGAAGATTTCCATTTTGGCAAAGGGCGTGCCGGAAAATCGGCCGATATGGTCCAATTGGGTGAACAGTTGGGTTTTGGCGTAACGGTTGCCCCGCTTATGTCTGACGAGGTTGGCGAGGTCAGTTCGACCGCAATCCGCGAGGCGCTGACCGACGGGCGCCCGCGCGACGCTGCACGCATGTTGGGGCATTGGCACCGGATCGAAGGCGAAGTCATTCGCGGCGACCAGCGCGGCCGCGATCTGGGTTACCCGACAGCAAACTTGTCCATCGCCGATCTGCACCCGCCCAGATTCGGGGTCTATGTTGTCGAAGTCGATATTCTGACAGGACCGCACAAGGGCAGCTATGGCGGGGCCGCGTCAATGGGCACACGACCAATGTTTGGTGAGAACCTTCCCAACATCGAAAGCTTCATTTTTGATTTCTCAGGCGATATTTATGGCGAGGAAATCTCGGTCGCCCTGATCGAATACCTGCGCCCGGAAGAAGTTTTTGACGGGCTTGATGCCCTAATCGCCCAGATGGACACCGATTGCGCCCGCGCGCGTGACATTCTGGCGAAGGTATGA
- a CDS encoding MaoC family dehydratase: protein MLDNFPRGTICIEELEIGMSRHVTKEVTDRDIEMFAEISTDRNPVHLDDDYANDTIFEGRIAHGMLTAGLISAVIGEQLPGHGTIYMGQSLTFLAPVRPGDTVRAEVTVMEIDHAKRRVTLKTECLVDGKPVLKGEAKVLAPSAKFD from the coding sequence ATGTTGGACAATTTCCCGCGTGGCACGATCTGCATTGAAGAGCTGGAAATCGGCATGTCGCGGCATGTCACAAAGGAAGTGACAGATCGGGATATCGAGATGTTCGCCGAGATTTCGACAGACCGGAACCCGGTGCATCTGGATGACGATTATGCCAATGACACGATTTTTGAGGGGCGAATTGCCCACGGGATGCTGACGGCCGGCCTGATCTCGGCCGTGATCGGCGAACAGCTTCCGGGACATGGCACCATCTATATGGGCCAAAGCCTGACCTTCCTGGCCCCGGTGCGCCCCGGCGATACCGTGCGTGCAGAAGTCACCGTGATGGAGATTGACCACGCCAAACGGCGCGTGACACTCAAGACAGAATGTCTGGTGGATGGCAAACCCGTGCTGAAGGGTGAAGCCAAGGTTCTGGCACCGTCAGCCAAGTTCGACTGA
- a CDS encoding threonine aldolase family protein, producing the protein MFFASDNSGPAHPKVIEALTRANEGYAMPYGADAIMDEVRARIREIFEAPEAAVYLVATGTAANSISLATLSKPWDTIFCATQAHIHEDECNAPEFYTGGAKLTLVTSDHAKISPAALRRAVEAEEGRGVHGPQRGPVSITNVTERGTVYSVAELTALCDIAKSFDLPTHLDGARFANALVTLGCTPAEMTWKAGIDAVSFGGTKNGCMGVEAVIFFDPKHAWEFELRRKRGAHLFSKHRYLSAQMLAYLTGDLWLDLAQRSNAANARLVRGLKQIEGVSFLHEPDANMSFAGWSRAGHQRLHDAGAAYYIWEGTLDGPDPDEVLTARMVTDWSMTDANIDRFLDLVRG; encoded by the coding sequence ATGTTTTTTGCCTCTGACAATTCCGGCCCGGCCCACCCCAAGGTGATCGAAGCGCTGACCCGCGCCAACGAGGGATACGCCATGCCCTATGGCGCCGATGCTATCATGGACGAGGTACGCGCACGTATCCGCGAGATTTTCGAAGCTCCGGAAGCCGCAGTTTATCTGGTGGCCACCGGCACGGCCGCAAATTCGATCAGCCTCGCCACCCTGTCGAAACCATGGGACACCATCTTTTGCGCGACACAGGCGCATATCCACGAAGACGAGTGCAACGCGCCAGAATTCTATACGGGCGGCGCCAAACTGACCCTCGTCACGTCTGATCATGCCAAAATCTCTCCTGCCGCTTTGCGCCGTGCTGTTGAGGCCGAAGAAGGACGGGGCGTGCATGGTCCGCAACGTGGCCCGGTGTCGATCACCAACGTGACCGAACGCGGCACGGTCTATTCTGTGGCCGAGTTGACCGCGTTGTGCGACATCGCGAAATCCTTTGACCTGCCCACCCATCTGGACGGTGCGCGCTTTGCAAATGCGTTGGTCACACTTGGCTGCACGCCAGCCGAGATGACATGGAAGGCCGGCATCGATGCGGTCAGCTTTGGTGGCACCAAGAACGGCTGTATGGGCGTCGAAGCAGTGATCTTTTTTGACCCAAAACACGCGTGGGAATTTGAGCTACGACGCAAGCGCGGTGCGCATCTGTTTTCCAAACACCGGTATCTGTCGGCGCAGATGCTGGCCTATCTGACAGGCGATCTGTGGCTGGACCTCGCCCAGCGTTCAAACGCCGCCAACGCGCGGTTGGTGCGTGGGTTGAAGCAAATCGAAGGCGTGTCGTTCCTGCATGAACCTGACGCCAATATGAGCTTCGCTGGATGGAGCCGCGCGGGCCATCAGCGCCTGCACGACGCGGGTGCTGCTTATTACATCTGGGAAGGGACGCTGGACGGCCCCGACCCGGACGAAGTGCTGACCGCGCGCATGGTGACGGACTGGTCGATGACCGACGCCAATATTGATCGGTTTCTTGATCTGGTGCGCGGCTAA
- a CDS encoding ribose-phosphate pyrophosphokinase, whose product MPSITEPKLISGNANRPLAEAIAKRMSMHRGSAVGLVDARVERFNDGEIFVEVYENVRGEDMFIIQPTSNPANDNLMELLIIADTLRRSSASRVTAVIPYFGYARQDRRTKARTPISAKLVANMIAGSSIERVLTMDLHAAQIQGFFDIPVDNLYASPIFALDVKHHFKDCLDEVMVISPDVGGVARARELAKRINAPLAIVDKRREKAGEVAEMTVIGNVEGKRCIIIDDICDTAGTLCKAAEVLMENGAQEVHSYITHGVMSGPAVERVSKSVMKSLVITDSIQPTDAVKNAPNIRIVPTAPMFAQAILNIWGGTSVSSLFDHDTLGPLYEGMYW is encoded by the coding sequence ATGCCATCCATCACTGAACCGAAACTCATTTCGGGCAATGCAAATCGGCCCCTTGCCGAAGCGATTGCCAAACGCATGTCAATGCATCGCGGATCCGCAGTCGGATTGGTCGACGCCCGCGTTGAACGTTTCAACGATGGCGAGATTTTCGTCGAAGTCTACGAAAACGTGCGCGGCGAGGATATGTTTATCATCCAGCCGACCTCGAACCCTGCCAATGACAACCTGATGGAGCTTTTGATCATCGCCGACACGCTGCGCCGGTCGTCAGCGTCGCGCGTGACCGCCGTGATCCCCTATTTTGGCTATGCCCGTCAGGACCGCCGCACCAAGGCGCGCACACCGATTTCTGCCAAGCTGGTTGCCAATATGATTGCGGGCTCCAGCATAGAGCGGGTTTTGACCATGGACCTGCACGCTGCGCAGATCCAAGGCTTCTTCGACATCCCGGTCGATAACCTGTATGCCAGCCCGATTTTCGCATTGGACGTCAAACACCACTTCAAGGATTGCCTGGACGAGGTCATGGTGATCTCGCCAGATGTGGGCGGCGTGGCCCGCGCACGCGAACTTGCAAAACGTATCAACGCCCCGCTTGCGATCGTCGACAAACGCCGCGAAAAAGCCGGTGAGGTCGCTGAAATGACCGTGATCGGTAATGTCGAAGGCAAACGCTGCATCATCATCGACGACATTTGCGACACAGCTGGAACGCTGTGTAAAGCTGCCGAAGTGCTGATGGAAAACGGTGCGCAAGAAGTGCACTCCTACATCACCCACGGCGTCATGTCGGGCCCCGCTGTCGAGCGTGTGTCCAAATCGGTGATGAAATCACTGGTGATCACCGATTCAATCCAGCCGACCGACGCCGTGAAAAATGCGCCCAACATTCGCATCGTGCCGACAGCTCCGATGTTTGCACAGGCAATCCTGAACATCTGGGGGGGCACATCCGTGTCCTCATTGTTTGATCACGACACCTTGGGTCCGCTTTACGAAGGCATGTATTGGTAA
- a CDS encoding Dabb family protein: MIRHIVFFTAKRSEDRDTIRSGLELLKDIPHSLRLEVAENFATDPIPGPSPDVVVYGEFEDEAQLAAYKAHPLYEQSIARVRPLRELRIAADFTASQ, translated from the coding sequence ATGATCCGACACATCGTATTTTTCACCGCCAAGCGATCGGAGGATCGTGACACCATCCGCAGCGGTCTGGAGCTTCTGAAAGACATCCCGCACAGCCTGCGCCTTGAGGTCGCCGAAAATTTCGCGACAGACCCGATCCCCGGCCCCTCGCCCGATGTGGTTGTCTATGGCGAATTCGAGGATGAGGCCCAGCTTGCCGCCTATAAAGCCCATCCGCTGTACGAACAATCAATCGCGCGGGTGCGCCCCCTGCGCGAGTTGCGGATCGCGGCGGACTTCACGGCCAGCCAATGA
- a CDS encoding H-type lectin domain-containing protein, whose product MRRIKGHLVGIDQGNKVLFSDFEDDGEMWTGNGPRKLETLVEFSEQFLTPPVVHVSVSMWDLDKRTNARADISADAITETGFQIVFRTWGDTRVARVRVDWTAIGEVPGDEDWDV is encoded by the coding sequence ATGCGACGGATTAAAGGCCACTTGGTCGGAATCGATCAGGGCAACAAAGTGCTGTTCTCTGATTTCGAGGATGACGGCGAGATGTGGACCGGCAACGGCCCGCGCAAGCTTGAAACGCTGGTCGAGTTTTCGGAGCAATTTCTGACTCCGCCAGTTGTGCATGTCAGCGTATCGATGTGGGATCTTGATAAACGCACCAATGCGCGCGCCGACATTTCTGCGGACGCCATAACCGAAACCGGCTTTCAGATCGTATTTCGCACATGGGGTGACACGCGCGTTGCGCGGGTACGCGTGGACTGGACCGCTATCGGCGAGGTCCCCGGCGATGAAGACTGGGACGTTTAG
- a CDS encoding manganese-dependent inorganic pyrophosphatase, whose amino-acid sequence MTTLVFGHKSPDTDSTGSPIIWAWYLNEIKGGNAEAVLLGEPNTEAAWLLKRWDLPKPRIIADVADDQPCVVVDTNNPAELPANINGADLQAIIDHHKLVGGLETKGAIDITIRPLACTATIMYDLMGDDVAKMPDWVKGAALTCILSDTLEFRSPTTTDRDRDVVATLAADLGVNVTEYAAEMFAAKSDVSEFSDAELIRMDSKEYEVAGKKFRVSVLETTAPEIPLNRKASLMETFKTVEAEDGVDQVLLFVVDILKEEATLLVPNDLVKTVAEKSFGAKVDGDAVVLPGIMSRKKQIIPNLAV is encoded by the coding sequence ATGACCACGCTAGTTTTCGGCCACAAATCCCCTGACACCGACTCGACCGGATCGCCCATCATCTGGGCGTGGTACCTGAACGAAATAAAAGGCGGCAACGCCGAGGCCGTACTTTTGGGCGAACCCAACACCGAAGCCGCATGGCTGCTGAAGCGCTGGGACCTGCCCAAGCCGCGCATCATCGCCGACGTGGCCGACGACCAGCCCTGCGTCGTCGTCGACACCAACAACCCCGCCGAGCTGCCCGCCAACATCAACGGCGCCGACTTGCAGGCGATCATCGACCACCACAAGCTGGTCGGCGGCCTTGAAACCAAAGGTGCAATCGACATCACCATCCGCCCCTTGGCCTGCACCGCGACCATCATGTACGATCTGATGGGTGACGATGTGGCGAAGATGCCCGATTGGGTCAAAGGCGCTGCCCTGACCTGCATCCTGTCTGACACGCTGGAGTTCCGCTCGCCGACCACCACCGACCGCGACCGCGACGTCGTGGCCACGCTGGCCGCCGATCTGGGTGTAAACGTAACCGAATACGCCGCCGAGATGTTCGCCGCCAAATCGGACGTGTCGGAGTTTTCAGACGCTGAACTGATCCGCATGGATTCGAAAGAATACGAAGTCGCTGGCAAGAAATTCCGCGTGAGCGTTCTGGAAACCACCGCACCAGAAATCCCGCTGAACCGCAAAGCCAGCCTGATGGAGACCTTCAAAACGGTCGAAGCCGAAGACGGCGTCGATCAGGTCCTGCTGTTCGTCGTGGATATCCTGAAAGAGGAAGCCACCCTGCTGGTCCCCAACGATCTGGTGAAAACCGTGGCGGAGAAAAGCTTTGGGGCGAAGGTTGACGGCGACGCCGTTGTACTGCCAGGCATCATGAGCCGGAAGAAGCAGATTATTCCTAACCTGGCTGTGTAA
- a CDS encoding YcgN family cysteine cluster protein: protein MTMGLRKKFWNLPLDSLTKSEWEALCDGCGKCCLNKLEDEDTGDVVFTRVACRLLDGDTCRCSQYDIRLQFVPECIVLTPENIGETAYFMPATCAYRLRHEGKPLEDWHPLVSGDPDSVHKAGRSVMGWTVPEFEVPEDEWEDHLIEEPH from the coding sequence ATGACAATGGGGTTGCGCAAGAAATTCTGGAACCTCCCGCTGGACAGCCTGACCAAGTCGGAATGGGAAGCGTTGTGCGATGGCTGCGGCAAATGTTGCCTGAACAAGCTGGAAGATGAAGACACCGGCGACGTGGTGTTCACTCGCGTGGCCTGCCGCTTGCTGGACGGCGATACCTGCCGTTGTTCGCAATATGACATCCGCCTGCAATTCGTGCCGGAATGTATCGTCCTGACCCCGGAAAACATCGGCGAAACTGCTTATTTCATGCCCGCCACCTGCGCCTATCGCCTGCGCCACGAAGGCAAACCGTTGGAGGATTGGCATCCGCTTGTGTCCGGCGATCCAGACAGCGTTCACAAGGCAGGTCGCAGCGTTATGGGATGGACTGTCCCCGAATTTGAAGTTCCCGAAGACGAATGGGAAGACCACCTGATTGAGGAACCTCACTGA
- a CDS encoding TIGR01459 family HAD-type hydrolase encodes MTHIIESLSDISSNYDAYFVDLWGCVHDGVHPFPDAVEALRKVRANGGFVVLVTNAPRHRTSVEAQLDQIGVPLDCWDTIATSGDSARAAMFTGAVGNKVWFMGEAHDRSFFDPLAIIDDPVDIKEVALNEAEGIICCGPFDPHAHPDGLRPQLLLAKQNGLKLLCANPDIVVDRGETREWCAGAVAQLYTEMGGESLYFGKPHPPIYDLARRRMAADGRLIDDSRILAIGDGILTDIRGAQGEDIDSLFITGGLARAETQTDRQPDSEALGRFVAAEMITPTFAIGYLR; translated from the coding sequence ATGACCCATATCATCGAAAGCCTCAGCGACATTTCCAGCAACTACGACGCCTATTTCGTCGATCTCTGGGGTTGCGTTCATGATGGCGTGCATCCTTTCCCGGACGCTGTTGAGGCATTACGCAAAGTCCGTGCGAATGGTGGTTTCGTCGTGCTTGTGACCAACGCACCGCGTCACAGGACCTCGGTCGAGGCGCAGTTGGATCAGATCGGCGTACCGCTTGATTGCTGGGACACGATTGCGACCTCAGGCGACAGCGCGCGGGCGGCGATGTTCACTGGCGCAGTGGGCAACAAGGTCTGGTTCATGGGCGAAGCGCACGACCGGTCCTTCTTCGACCCGCTCGCCATCATCGACGATCCCGTCGACATCAAAGAAGTCGCGTTGAACGAGGCCGAAGGAATTATCTGTTGCGGCCCCTTTGACCCGCATGCCCATCCCGACGGGCTGCGGCCTCAGCTTCTTTTGGCCAAGCAGAACGGACTGAAGCTGCTCTGCGCCAATCCGGACATCGTGGTGGATCGCGGCGAAACGCGGGAATGGTGCGCGGGGGCCGTTGCGCAGCTTTACACAGAAATGGGCGGCGAAAGCCTGTATTTCGGCAAGCCGCATCCCCCGATCTATGACCTCGCGCGGCGTCGCATGGCGGCCGATGGTCGGCTCATCGATGATAGCCGCATTCTGGCCATTGGCGACGGTATCCTGACCGACATCAGAGGCGCACAGGGCGAAGATATTGATTCTTTGTTCATCACCGGCGGGCTGGCGCGTGCGGAAACACAGACAGATCGGCAGCCAGACTCAGAGGCGCTTGGGCGGTTTGTCGCAGCCGAGATGATCACGCCGACCTTTGCCATTGGCTACTTACGCTAG